From a region of the Hyalangium minutum genome:
- a CDS encoding jacalin-like lectin, protein MSYLDQPRINFAGTFQASPATINNTPNNYNPANYNTDSLKPENIELYWEPKGDSIFDLINCSVTTVEAPGVTTDPLQGSTVTALYTSSPPKLVDLDPMQQNGSEIWGFTVMIGGFGGAYVQGVFSPVAFNGIWGNSQGPNTPRNSASGSAVYLSTLTNLKWNVGNSPVLQALQAKSPNRLSIRMVVSAHNNAPQLYAFTTATFQTMLSKGTPQSVLNKIVSLQNYVMNVDANGNPVAPGRGYIPTEAYVSNLLEQLLGQSMAQQYGPGILAVAKQPYQPWIDYNTTKPLPEQPLFDFNYGKIVGSIGPCLDDEPTYAVPARTLAPPAGSQSYAWWAQAKLDTQSKTPSLTLDLANSLPVRLPGRPLWQEKIGTLSLAYYTGTGSNKTYTTFVPSIDYSNPAFINQQSGMLVVTNFGSTTPQNLANLPIALQSTTTVNGKQVTQTLLEENSQGLSMRANQFIFRMNPGLKTTPEFPLGETNTVDIYVRKFGRVEGTEQWKIALSTMTPAQASSYTLGTLGTSGTNGINSGNISTPEGALVLSSNQLSITAGKASLTITGKDPGNPRGYVDGQVYFTQYTFSPSVADYNPDPNDLLSAQIYQANPITGTPTWVNGIGEILRQYGMLYPIMGRFQLWTYDGVVENREKIQRVLSLDISLPLHMPVSRDLSTIKCNLIQGWFNAGMPYDLLGPAGGPGASWNNLPTVLGWGPMTGLVVRSGDIIDAIQPLYGSNSAPIQGGPGGTPSTITLNSGDAIVSMTGYTGTYFGMQQIAQVTFRTAQGQTYGPFGTMANVWSAQPFQLSAPSGSAIGSFFGTTVTHSGGTTFVASLGGNLRPL, encoded by the coding sequence ATGAGCTACCTCGATCAACCTCGCATCAACTTCGCGGGTACATTCCAGGCTTCGCCCGCCACCATCAACAACACGCCCAACAACTACAACCCCGCGAACTACAACACGGACTCGCTCAAGCCCGAGAACATCGAGCTCTACTGGGAGCCCAAGGGCGACAGCATCTTCGACCTGATCAACTGCTCGGTGACCACCGTCGAGGCCCCCGGCGTCACGACGGATCCCCTCCAGGGCTCCACGGTGACGGCCTTGTACACCAGCTCCCCGCCGAAGCTGGTCGATCTGGATCCCATGCAGCAGAACGGCAGTGAGATCTGGGGCTTCACCGTCATGATCGGCGGCTTCGGCGGCGCCTACGTCCAGGGCGTGTTCTCGCCGGTCGCGTTCAATGGAATCTGGGGGAACTCGCAGGGGCCGAACACGCCGCGGAACTCCGCGAGTGGCTCCGCCGTGTACCTGTCGACGCTCACGAACCTGAAGTGGAACGTGGGCAACTCGCCGGTGCTGCAGGCGCTTCAGGCGAAGTCTCCCAACCGCCTGTCCATTCGCATGGTGGTGAGCGCCCACAACAACGCTCCCCAGCTCTACGCGTTCACCACCGCCACCTTCCAGACGATGCTGTCGAAGGGAACGCCTCAGAGTGTCCTGAACAAGATCGTAAGCCTTCAGAACTACGTCATGAACGTGGATGCCAATGGCAACCCGGTGGCTCCGGGGCGGGGCTACATCCCGACAGAGGCCTACGTGAGCAACCTGCTCGAGCAGCTGCTGGGGCAGAGCATGGCGCAACAATACGGTCCCGGGATCCTCGCGGTGGCCAAGCAGCCCTACCAGCCCTGGATCGACTACAACACGACCAAGCCTCTGCCCGAGCAACCGCTCTTCGACTTCAACTATGGCAAGATCGTGGGCTCCATCGGGCCGTGCCTGGATGACGAGCCCACCTACGCCGTGCCGGCGCGCACCCTGGCGCCTCCGGCGGGCTCCCAGTCCTATGCGTGGTGGGCCCAGGCCAAGCTCGATACGCAGAGCAAGACGCCCTCGTTGACCCTCGACCTGGCCAACTCTCTGCCAGTCCGGCTGCCGGGGCGCCCGCTGTGGCAGGAGAAGATCGGGACGTTGTCGCTCGCCTATTACACCGGTACTGGGAGCAACAAGACGTACACGACCTTCGTGCCCTCGATCGATTACTCCAACCCGGCGTTCATCAATCAGCAATCTGGAATGCTGGTGGTCACGAACTTCGGCTCCACCACACCCCAGAACCTCGCGAACCTGCCGATCGCCCTCCAGAGCACGACCACGGTCAACGGCAAGCAGGTGACCCAGACGCTGCTGGAGGAGAACTCCCAGGGCCTGAGCATGCGGGCGAACCAGTTCATCTTCCGGATGAACCCGGGCCTGAAGACGACACCCGAGTTCCCGCTCGGCGAGACGAACACGGTGGACATCTACGTGCGCAAGTTCGGCCGGGTCGAGGGGACGGAGCAGTGGAAGATCGCCTTGAGCACCATGACCCCGGCCCAGGCGTCCAGCTACACCCTGGGCACCCTGGGGACGTCGGGCACGAATGGCATCAACTCGGGGAATATCTCGACGCCCGAGGGCGCGCTGGTGCTCTCCTCCAACCAATTGAGCATCACTGCAGGCAAGGCCTCGCTCACCATCACCGGCAAGGATCCTGGCAATCCCCGCGGCTACGTCGACGGGCAGGTCTACTTCACCCAGTACACCTTCAGCCCCTCGGTCGCGGACTACAACCCAGATCCCAACGACCTGCTGAGTGCTCAGATCTACCAGGCGAATCCGATCACGGGCACGCCCACATGGGTCAATGGCATCGGCGAGATCCTGCGGCAATACGGCATGCTCTATCCGATCATGGGCCGCTTCCAGTTGTGGACCTATGACGGGGTGGTAGAGAACCGCGAGAAGATTCAGCGCGTGCTCTCCCTGGACATCAGCCTGCCGCTGCACATGCCGGTGAGCCGTGATCTGTCGACGATCAAGTGCAACCTCATCCAGGGCTGGTTCAACGCGGGCATGCCCTATGATCTCCTGGGGCCCGCGGGAGGACCGGGGGCGAGCTGGAACAACCTGCCCACGGTGCTCGGGTGGGGACCGATGACGGGCCTCGTGGTGCGATCCGGCGACATCATCGACGCCATTCAGCCCCTCTATGGCTCCAACTCGGCGCCCATTCAGGGAGGTCCTGGCGGAACCCCGTCGACGATCACCCTCAACAGCGGCGACGCGATCGTGTCGATGACGGGGTACACGGGCACGTACTTCGGCATGCAGCAGATCGCGCAGGTGACGTTCCGGACCGCGCAGGGGCAGACGTATGGCCCCTTCGGGACCATGGCCAACGTGTGGAGCGCGCAGCCCTTCCAGCTCAGCGCGCCCTCGGGCAGTGCGATCGGGTCATTCTTCGGTACGACGGTCACGCACTCGGGCGGGACCACGTTCGTTGCCTCGCTGGGGGGTAACCTGCGGCCGCTGTAG
- a CDS encoding SDR family NAD(P)-dependent oxidoreductase: MNRLQEKVAVITGGGSGIGAATAALFVQEGARVVVVGRNEEKLRKTVQAINHENVSYTVADVSQVEDTQRYLREAVKRHGGLDILVSNAGIQGEFAPVSDISVEAFDSVMAINVRGTWLAVKYAFPELQKRGGGSIILTSSAGGLGGMQVSSPYVASKHAVVGIARASAIDGAPHRIRVNAVCPGPVDNDMMTNVERMLGAGNEAAIRAAVAGRVPLKRFASNEEVARMNLFLASEESSYCTGGAYTVDGGWSSSLP; the protein is encoded by the coding sequence ATGAACCGGTTGCAGGAGAAGGTCGCGGTCATCACCGGCGGCGGCAGTGGTATCGGAGCGGCGACGGCCGCGCTCTTCGTCCAGGAGGGCGCCCGGGTGGTGGTGGTGGGCCGAAACGAGGAGAAGCTCCGCAAGACGGTGCAGGCGATCAACCACGAGAACGTCAGCTACACCGTGGCGGATGTCTCCCAGGTCGAGGACACCCAGCGCTACCTCCGTGAGGCAGTGAAGCGCCACGGCGGGCTCGACATCCTGGTGAGCAACGCGGGAATCCAGGGGGAGTTCGCCCCCGTCTCCGACATCTCCGTGGAGGCCTTCGACTCGGTGATGGCGATCAACGTGCGTGGGACGTGGCTGGCCGTCAAGTACGCGTTCCCCGAACTGCAGAAGCGCGGCGGCGGGAGCATCATCCTCACCTCCTCGGCGGGGGGCCTCGGGGGGATGCAGGTCTCCTCTCCGTACGTGGCCAGCAAGCACGCCGTCGTAGGGATCGCGCGCGCAAGCGCGATCGACGGCGCGCCCCACCGCATCCGGGTCAACGCCGTGTGCCCGGGCCCCGTCGACAACGACATGATGACCAACGTGGAGCGGATGCTGGGAGCTGGCAACGAGGCCGCGATCCGGGCCGCGGTCGCCGGGCGCGTGCCCCTCAAGCGCTTCGCCTCCAACGAGGAGGTCGCCCGGATGAACCTCTTCCTCGCCAGCGAGGAGAGCAGCTACTGCACCGGCGGTGCCTACACCGTGGACGGTGGCTGGTCCTCCAGCCTGCCCTGA
- a CDS encoding DUF7594 domain-containing protein, with amino-acid sequence MHRTPQWKHSLRRLLLTPLLLGLFPGCDAGEERPEQATRPPPAQSALLTTAPTPMQVVLDAEADTMVSSLLPGTNYGTLTGLTVDRYSETYLRFNLSSIPAGARIASVMLQAQAYSGESPGGDGSVYTHLVPDDSWSETGMHWYNKPAVSGSDLGSWWLWYSTSATKPLQVGLNYSPKLKAPVQQAVDSDGKISFRLRSPGYKTVYRSREYSVASERPKLIISYFEASDPQVTADLQVVDLSPAADAQVLAASPNSNYGTSSILTVDRSEAETFLRFNLSGIPTNAKVASVVLVTTSYDGYAYDGADGNVYTHLVPNDTWSETGITWNTKPAVKGSDLGSWLLWNRNGQYTTQMGINSNPKLVTAVQQELGLDGVISLRLNSPGYRTLYRSREYTNTAVSWPHLLVYYFIPPPPPPCPVSNAPAPTQVVLEPEADAYVSALNPGTNLGTAGNLIVSPGEEETYLRFNLSSIPAGARIASVMLQTQAYGGYAYGGDGSVYTYLVPDDSWSETGITWNTKPAASGNDLGSWWLWYGNAAPLQVGLNYDPKLKAPVQQALDSDQRISFRLASSGYKTVYRSREYSVANERPKLIISYFDATNPQVTADLQAVALFPSADAQVLASNPNSNYGTSSILTVDRSEAETFLRFSLASIPANAQVASVVLVSTSHDGTAYDGADGNVYTDLVSDDTWSETAITWNTKPASNQCDLGSWLLWNRDGQYATQVGINSSPKLVAPVQQALGSDGLITLRLNSPGYRTLYHSREYTETTARWPQLLVYYTLPSSVH; translated from the coding sequence ATGCACCGAACTCCTCAGTGGAAGCATTCCCTCCGTCGTCTCCTCCTCACGCCCCTCCTGCTGGGGCTCTTCCCGGGCTGTGACGCCGGTGAAGAGCGGCCCGAGCAGGCCACGCGTCCTCCCCCGGCCCAGTCCGCGCTCCTCACCACCGCACCCACGCCGATGCAGGTGGTCCTCGATGCCGAGGCGGACACGATGGTCTCATCGCTCCTGCCGGGAACGAACTACGGCACGTTGACGGGCCTGACTGTCGACCGCTACAGCGAGACCTACCTGCGCTTCAACCTCAGCAGCATTCCGGCGGGGGCTCGCATCGCCTCAGTCATGCTGCAGGCCCAGGCCTACAGCGGCGAGTCCCCCGGTGGCGACGGCAGCGTCTACACGCACCTGGTGCCGGATGACTCCTGGAGCGAGACCGGCATGCATTGGTACAACAAGCCCGCCGTGTCAGGGAGTGACCTGGGCTCCTGGTGGCTGTGGTACTCCACCAGCGCCACCAAGCCCTTGCAGGTCGGCCTCAACTACAGCCCCAAGCTGAAGGCACCGGTACAGCAGGCGGTGGACTCGGATGGGAAGATCTCCTTCCGGCTGAGGTCTCCGGGCTACAAGACGGTGTACCGCTCCCGCGAATACTCCGTCGCCAGCGAGCGGCCCAAGCTCATCATCAGCTACTTCGAGGCCTCGGATCCCCAGGTGACGGCGGATCTCCAGGTGGTGGACCTCTCCCCCGCGGCGGATGCGCAGGTGTTGGCAGCCAGCCCCAACTCGAACTACGGCACGTCATCGATCCTGACCGTCGACCGGAGCGAGGCGGAGACCTTCTTGCGGTTCAACCTGAGCGGCATCCCCACCAACGCGAAGGTGGCCTCCGTCGTCTTGGTGACCACGTCCTATGACGGCTACGCCTACGACGGCGCTGACGGCAACGTCTATACCCACCTGGTCCCCAACGACACCTGGAGTGAAACCGGCATCACCTGGAATACCAAGCCCGCCGTCAAGGGCAGCGACCTCGGCTCCTGGCTGCTGTGGAACCGCAACGGCCAGTACACCACGCAGATGGGCATCAACTCGAACCCCAAGCTGGTGACCGCCGTGCAGCAGGAGCTCGGCTTGGACGGGGTGATCTCCCTCCGGCTCAACTCCCCCGGATACCGGACGCTGTACCGCTCGCGTGAGTACACGAACACGGCCGTCAGCTGGCCGCATCTCCTCGTCTACTACTTCATTCCGCCTCCGCCCCCGCCGTGCCCCGTGTCCAACGCCCCCGCGCCCACGCAGGTGGTCCTCGAGCCCGAGGCAGACGCGTATGTCTCGGCGCTCAACCCTGGAACGAACCTTGGCACGGCAGGCAACCTGATCGTCAGCCCGGGCGAGGAGGAGACCTACCTGCGCTTCAACCTCAGCAGCATTCCGGCGGGGGCTCGCATCGCCTCGGTCATGCTGCAGACCCAGGCCTACGGCGGCTATGCCTACGGCGGCGACGGCAGTGTCTATACGTACCTGGTGCCGGACGACTCCTGGAGCGAGACCGGCATCACCTGGAACACCAAGCCCGCGGCGTCAGGAAATGACCTGGGCTCCTGGTGGCTGTGGTACGGCAATGCCGCTCCCTTGCAGGTGGGGCTCAACTACGACCCGAAGCTGAAGGCTCCGGTGCAGCAGGCGCTGGACTCGGATCAGCGGATCTCCTTCCGGCTGGCGTCATCCGGCTACAAGACGGTGTACCGCTCCCGCGAATACTCCGTGGCCAACGAGCGGCCCAAGCTCATCATCAGCTACTTCGACGCCACGAATCCCCAGGTGACGGCGGACCTTCAGGCAGTGGCCCTCTTTCCCTCGGCGGATGCGCAGGTGCTGGCCAGCAACCCCAACTCCAACTACGGCACGTCATCGATCCTGACCGTCGACCGGAGCGAGGCGGAGACCTTCCTCCGGTTCAGCCTCGCCAGCATCCCTGCCAACGCCCAGGTGGCCTCCGTCGTCCTGGTGAGCACGTCCCATGACGGCACCGCCTACGATGGCGCCGACGGCAACGTCTACACGGACCTGGTCTCCGACGACACCTGGAGCGAGACCGCCATCACCTGGAACACCAAGCCCGCCAGCAATCAGTGTGATCTCGGCTCCTGGCTGTTGTGGAACCGCGATGGCCAGTACGCCACGCAGGTGGGCATCAACTCGAGCCCCAAGCTGGTGGCCCCCGTGCAGCAGGCGCTGGGCTCGGACGGGTTGATCACCCTCCGGCTCAACTCCCCTGGGTACCGGACGCTGTACCACTCGCGTGAGTACACGGAGACCACCGCCCGTTGGCCGCAGCTGCTCGTCTATTACACCCTCCCCTCCTCCGTGCACTGA
- a CDS encoding AAA family ATPase, translated as MDQAVTTLYLRRIEISNFRAYGDNFSLALPGPGVTILTGPDGAGKSTFFEAIEWALTGRVRRLELLTQGVLDRGKHHGLLARRVGDVPVAQYRVSLEFVNSEAESHRIERSAGREQESRDRFAEISAPSQQQLMDALGAENTQAFTAKAMTERVIAIAAALKAIAGVELSLEGAPPPGVLLDRLAQTFKKGATVLMERQQALSEAAIPLILRLMGVRQKVAEGMMQKSLLVGQNDRHTHELWMLQSYVRDTTKNIQRITELDNQIRGLLLTKQEIERCQQSDADQSRQEAIQSSPILTGVAREQIPAHLAELSRKTQLELESAYSTRDQLPDLEGLTDRQAGMKARIEELSATIKETHEIVARAEQELLVEQAVLQKHPELLSALGTLSADEARALDAARGAVEQLGPHERQLIQKALSNQRNTLAEQESKLQELRAQHERLAEAWLAWEREGEESPPSVDAVEERLRASLAKGGVSMSTAYPRSRWPALLLDEPLQPHGPIHPAAFVEVVRELVRERKYQVILATRDKALAEGMRRKMVAAGIDCVTCRYGGLSPTGVLYSTV; from the coding sequence ATGGATCAAGCAGTGACTACGCTCTATCTCCGGCGCATCGAGATCTCCAACTTCCGCGCATACGGGGACAATTTCTCGCTCGCCCTGCCAGGCCCAGGTGTGACGATTTTGACCGGCCCTGATGGGGCTGGAAAAAGTACCTTCTTCGAAGCCATCGAATGGGCGCTCACTGGCAGAGTTCGCCGGCTCGAATTACTCACACAGGGCGTGCTTGATCGAGGGAAACACCACGGCCTCCTCGCCAGGAGAGTGGGGGATGTGCCTGTCGCACAGTACCGGGTTTCTCTGGAGTTCGTGAACAGCGAAGCGGAGAGCCACCGCATCGAGCGGAGCGCTGGTCGTGAGCAAGAGAGTCGCGACCGGTTTGCTGAGATTTCGGCCCCGTCTCAACAACAGCTGATGGACGCACTGGGAGCAGAAAACACTCAAGCTTTTACTGCGAAAGCGATGACAGAGAGAGTTATCGCCATTGCCGCTGCGTTGAAGGCCATCGCGGGAGTTGAGCTCTCGTTGGAAGGTGCGCCGCCTCCTGGCGTGCTGCTCGACCGCCTCGCGCAAACCTTCAAGAAGGGGGCAACTGTCCTCATGGAGCGGCAGCAGGCCCTTTCTGAAGCAGCGATCCCCTTGATTCTCCGATTGATGGGCGTCCGTCAAAAAGTCGCGGAGGGGATGATGCAGAAATCGTTGCTTGTGGGCCAGAACGATCGCCACACACATGAATTGTGGATGCTTCAGTCCTACGTTCGCGATACCACGAAGAACATCCAGCGAATCACCGAGCTGGACAACCAGATTCGCGGCCTGCTTCTGACGAAGCAGGAGATCGAGAGATGTCAGCAATCTGACGCGGATCAGTCGCGCCAGGAGGCCATCCAGTCATCCCCCATTTTGACAGGTGTGGCCAGGGAACAGATACCGGCACATCTCGCAGAGCTCAGTCGCAAGACTCAGCTGGAGCTCGAGAGCGCTTACTCAACGAGAGATCAACTGCCTGACCTCGAGGGCCTCACCGACCGCCAGGCCGGCATGAAGGCACGGATCGAGGAGCTGTCCGCGACCATCAAGGAGACCCACGAAATCGTTGCTCGCGCAGAGCAAGAACTTCTTGTTGAGCAAGCTGTATTGCAGAAGCACCCAGAGCTGTTGTCCGCACTGGGAACGCTTTCTGCGGATGAGGCCAGAGCCCTTGACGCGGCCAGGGGAGCTGTAGAGCAGCTGGGACCTCATGAGCGCCAGCTGATTCAGAAGGCCTTGTCCAATCAGCGCAACACGCTGGCTGAGCAGGAGTCGAAGCTTCAAGAACTTCGTGCCCAGCACGAGCGTCTGGCGGAGGCATGGCTCGCTTGGGAGCGAGAAGGCGAAGAATCTCCACCCTCTGTTGACGCTGTGGAGGAACGTCTGCGCGCCTCTTTGGCCAAGGGGGGTGTGAGCATGAGCACTGCATACCCGCGGAGCCGGTGGCCGGCGCTGCTGCTCGATGAGCCGCTCCAGCCGCACGGCCCCATTCATCCCGCTGCATTCGTTGAAGTCGTCCGCGAGTTGGTGCGGGAGCGAAAATACCAAGTCATTCTTGCTACCCGCGACAAGGCGCTCGCCGAGGGAATGCGCCGCAAGATGGTGGCGGCCGGCATCGATTGCGTCACATGTCGATACGGAGGCTTGAGCCCCACCGGCGTACTCTACAGCACGGTCTAG
- a CDS encoding S41 family peptidase, whose protein sequence is MPRLSRFLRLVLKGLAGLFLALMVLLVAGYFWLKHSARPSELIGLTVPQDQREKETARLQKLGLRVPPEGVVLEHPFDPPWTSRSMVVPSRWLLQPGVRILLSRDMELRPADVLADLDLLETVMSRAYGGWVSAEEQGWDWKAWFAGWRQKLRDAGDRPLSIDEAFQPMDALYAVRLDNHTQVPLQRMETGSVSQSAVLARAPQGTCTRVRNRQGVEFALNPKDAGQQPRKALSPDPGLTRLEDIQYLSVPSARGELAAVECSGEWIELSPVGGPRDSSLKAMLFSRLFVPSDKPEVRRLSPEAVYARIPGMYPELYQGIEQKRATWPQPTGQERVLIVDLRGNSGGSSDYGWQVLQGWVDPQRAVTMERLGHTLSASCFYASLKWNFSSVFMGGLQPPLDEADHKDLQEGIELLEASYPEECPREDTETPPQWTWKDHQFQRAISGMRIITLVDNSCGSDCELLTLQLGSLPETVVVGRNTGGVCQFIQPGYGILPHTRLPFRIALGESNPYGDHRSVDGYGLDVDVLLRGGEDWTPERVARLAELLR, encoded by the coding sequence ATGCCCAGGCTCTCTCGTTTCCTCCGCCTCGTGCTGAAGGGGCTTGCCGGGTTGTTCCTGGCACTGATGGTGCTCCTCGTTGCCGGGTACTTTTGGCTCAAGCACTCGGCGCGGCCGTCGGAGCTGATTGGCCTCACGGTCCCCCAGGATCAGCGCGAGAAAGAGACTGCGCGCTTGCAGAAGCTAGGCCTTCGTGTGCCACCCGAGGGCGTCGTGCTGGAGCATCCCTTCGACCCACCGTGGACCTCGCGCTCGATGGTGGTTCCCTCCCGGTGGCTGCTCCAGCCCGGGGTGAGGATCCTCCTCTCGCGTGACATGGAGCTCCGGCCGGCGGATGTGCTCGCCGACCTGGACCTGCTCGAGACCGTGATGTCTCGCGCGTATGGCGGCTGGGTCTCCGCCGAGGAGCAAGGATGGGATTGGAAGGCGTGGTTCGCCGGGTGGCGTCAGAAGTTGCGCGACGCGGGAGACCGTCCCCTCTCCATCGACGAAGCCTTTCAGCCCATGGACGCGCTCTACGCCGTCCGCCTGGACAACCATACCCAGGTGCCGCTGCAGCGCATGGAGACGGGGAGCGTGTCGCAATCCGCGGTGCTCGCTCGCGCCCCCCAAGGCACATGCACGCGGGTGCGCAACCGCCAGGGGGTGGAGTTTGCCCTCAACCCGAAGGATGCGGGCCAGCAGCCACGCAAGGCCCTGTCACCGGATCCGGGCCTCACCCGCTTGGAGGACATCCAGTATCTGTCCGTGCCCAGCGCGCGCGGCGAGCTGGCGGCGGTGGAGTGCTCCGGGGAGTGGATTGAGCTGTCCCCGGTAGGAGGGCCCCGGGATTCGTCCCTGAAGGCGATGCTGTTCTCGCGGCTCTTCGTTCCCTCAGACAAGCCCGAGGTGCGGCGGCTCTCACCCGAGGCCGTCTACGCCCGCATCCCCGGCATGTACCCGGAGCTCTACCAGGGGATCGAGCAGAAGCGCGCCACCTGGCCGCAGCCGACGGGGCAAGAGCGGGTGCTGATCGTGGATCTGCGCGGCAATTCCGGCGGCTCGTCCGATTACGGCTGGCAGGTCCTCCAGGGCTGGGTGGATCCCCAGCGCGCGGTGACGATGGAGAGGCTGGGGCACACACTGTCGGCGTCGTGCTTCTACGCGTCGCTCAAATGGAACTTCTCCTCCGTGTTCATGGGAGGCCTGCAGCCGCCCCTGGATGAGGCCGATCACAAGGACTTGCAGGAGGGGATTGAGCTGCTCGAGGCCTCGTATCCCGAAGAATGCCCGCGGGAGGACACCGAGACGCCGCCTCAATGGACCTGGAAGGATCATCAGTTCCAGCGAGCCATCTCCGGCATGCGCATCATCACCCTGGTGGACAACAGCTGCGGCTCGGACTGCGAGCTGCTGACCCTGCAGCTGGGCTCGCTGCCGGAGACGGTGGTGGTGGGCCGAAATACCGGCGGCGTCTGCCAGTTCATCCAGCCCGGCTACGGGATCCTGCCTCACACGCGGCTGCCGTTTCGCATCGCCCTGGGGGAGAGCAATCCCTATGGCGACCATCGCTCCGTGGACGGCTATGGCCTGGACGTGGATGTGCTGCTGCGAGGCGGCGAGGACTGGACGCCCGAGCGCGTCGCACGGCTGGCGGAGCTTCTTCGGTAG